One window from the genome of Acanthochromis polyacanthus isolate Apoly-LR-REF ecotype Palm Island chromosome 21, KAUST_Apoly_ChrSc, whole genome shotgun sequence encodes:
- the fus gene encoding RNA-binding protein FUS — protein MASNDYSQTSTQGYGSYGGGGGGGANQGYGQSSGQSYSQQGYGGYNQSSDSSPGSYNQGGYGSYGQPQSGGYGSPPSNQGGGGGGYNHSSQSYSSGGYNSSNQPSNVSYNQQSSFSGYSQQQPPSSSSAGYEGNSPASGYSQPPSSGQSGGGYGSSGGQPGGYGGTGSHQPPSQHGGGHYNQPPCYNSPPPPNYSQQSPYGQSGGYGDDSPPMSGGGGGGGGYGGPDGGYGGQDGRGGRGRGGAFGGRGGGGYDRGFDRGGRGGPRGRGGMGMGDRGGFNKFGGPRDPGHGHGGPGFMPDQDNSDNNTIFVQGLGDDYTVESVADFFKQIGIIKVNKKTGLPMINLYTDRETGKLKGEATVSFDDPPSAKAAIDWFDGKDFNGNPIKVSFATRRADFGGRGGMRGGRGRGGPMGRGGFGGNRGGGGGFPGGNGGSGGGGGGGGGGQQRAGDWKCSNPNCGNLNFSWRNECNQCKAPKPEDASEMPPMDRGGYGGDRRGGFDRGGFRGRGGDRGGFRGGRGGDRGGYGPGKMDARGDRRQERRGRPY, from the exons ATGGCGTCTAACG ATTATTCCCAAACGTCTACCCAGGG CTACGGCTCCTacggtggaggtggaggtggaggagctaACCAGGGCTACGGTCAGTCCTCTGGGCAGAGCTACAGCCAGCAGGGTTATGGCGGCTACAACCAGAGCTCCGACAGCAGCCCCGGTTCCTACAACCAGGGAGGTTACGGCAGCTACGGTCAACCACAGTCAG GAGGTTACGGATCTCCACCCTCCAACCAGGGCGGTGGTGGAGGAGGCTACAATCACTCCAGTCAGTCGTACAGCTCTGGAGGATACAACAGCAGCAACCAGCCGTCCAACGTGAGCTACAACCAGCAGTCGTCTTTCTCTGGTTACAGCCAGCAGCAGCCTCCGTCTTCATCCTCTGCAGG TTATGAAGGAAACTCTCCAGCTTCTGGCTACAGTCAGCCACCAAGCAGTGGGCAGAGCGGTGGAGGTTACGGCAGCAGTGGAGGTCAGCCTGGAGGTTATGGAGGCACCGGGAGCCACCAACCACCATCTCAACATGGAGGAGGTCACTACAATCAGCCGCCGTGCTACAACTCCCCTCCTCCCCCGAACTACAGCCAGCAGAGCCCGTATGGTCAGAGTGGAG GATATGGAGACGACAGCCCTCCGAtgagcggaggaggaggaggaggaggaggttatGGAGGTCCTGACGGAGGTTACGGAGGTCAGGATGGCCGGGGTGGAAGAGGACGTGGAGGTGCATTTGGAGGTCGCGGTGGAGGCGGGTACGATCGCGGTTTTGACCGAGGTGGACGAGGAGGAccaagaggaagaggagggatgGG aaTGGGCGATCGAGGAGGATTCAATAAGTTTGGTG GACCAAGAGACCCAGGACATGGACATGGAGGCCCCGGCTTCA TGCCAGACCAGGATAACTCTGATAATAACACCATCTTTGTGCAAGGCCTGGGAGACGACTACACTGTCGAATCAGTCGCTGACTTCTTTAAGCAGATTGGAATTATCAAG GTGAACAAGAAGACCGGCCTGCCCATGATCAACCTGTACACCGACAGAGAGACGGGAAAGCTGAAGGGGGAGGCCACAGTTTCCTTCGATGATCCTCCATCAGCCAAAGCTGCCATCGACTGGTTTGATG GTAAAGACTTCAACGGAAATCCGATCAAGGTGTCCTTCGCCACCCGCAGAGCTGACTTTGGAGGTCGAGGTGGGATGagaggaggacgaggacgaggag GGCCGATGGGTCGTGGAGGATTCGGAGGAAAtcgaggtggaggtggaggtttCCCAGGAGGAAATGGAGGcagtgggggaggggggggaggaggaggaggagggcagcaGAGAGCCGGAGACTGGAAGTGTTCAAACCC CAACTGCGGCAACCTGAACTTCTCGTGGCGTAACGAGTGTAACCAGTGTAAGGCTCCTAAACCTGAGGACGCCAGTGAGATGCCACCCATGGACAGAG GAGGTTACGGAGGAGATCGCAGGGG